The Malus domestica chromosome 06, GDT2T_hap1 genome has a segment encoding these proteins:
- the LOC103437493 gene encoding transcription factor bHLH137 — MAAFSYQNLHHLSLLDSIFLPNAPTTNSINTDSNFSQSFYPSEPLTQEIQADNNSRAVESSCTMDHSSTKVAFSDNENDPSVTKNKSTESSTVVDVDRIEIGDQVTQKVTPMGKKRKSSTGSSFNSAQSKGTKEQKGKKQKKIDGGTKKDEEKKIKSDEEDQVKVREGPPTGYIHVRARRGQATDSHSLAERVRRQKISERMKMLQRLVPGCDKITGRAVMLDEIINYVQSLQNQVEFLSVKLDSLNPMFYDFGIDIGALVVKPERLCSTESPYQSVPQCNPTQPTPFADTSTNITATTAVAAAAATTNNNCPFLDSSASLLLQRPNTFFQDGESLLWDVEDQRQSFLNPSGFSNSNLCSFN, encoded by the exons ATGGCAGCCTTTTCATACCAAAATCTCCACCACCTTTCTCTCCTTGACTCAATTTTCTTGCCCAACGCTCCTACTACCAATAGCATCAACACTGACAGTAACTTCTCTCAATCTTTTTACCCATCTGAGCCTTTAACCCAGGAAATTCAAGCTGATAATAATTCAAGAGCTGTTGAAAGCAGCTGCACTATGGATCATAGCTCTACTAAGGTTGCTTTTAGTGACAATGAGAATGATCCTTCTGTGACCAAAAACAAGAGCACAGAGTCCTCAACTGTTGTGGACGTGGATAGGATTGAAATTGGTGATCAGGTCACTCAGAAAGTGACTCCTATGGGCAAGAAGAGAAAATCCAGCACTGGATCATCCTTCAATTCTGCTCAATCCAAG GGTACTAAAGAGCAGAAGGGAAAGAAGCAAAAGAAGATTGATGGCGGTACCAAGAAAGATGAGGAAAAGAAGATTAAATCAGATGAAGAAGACCAGGTGAAAGTAAGAGAAGGACCTCCAACTGGCTACATTCATGTTAGAGCAAGGAGGGGTCAGGCTACAGATAGTCACAGCCTTGCAGAAAGG GTAAGAAGACAGAAAATTAGTGAGAGGATGAAGATGTTGCAAAGACTTGTTCCTGGCTGTGACAAG ataACTGGAAGGGCAGTCATGCTGGATGAAATTATCAATTATGTTCAGTCCCTACAAAATCAAGTGGAG ttcCTCTCGGTGAAACTTGATTCTTTGAATCCAATGTTCTACGACTTTGGAATCGACATTGGTGCTTTGGTGGTCAAACCAGAG AGATTGTGTAGCACGGAATCACCATATCAATCTGTGCCACAATGCAACCCAACACAGCCAACACCTTTTGCTGATACATCCACCAACATCACCGCCACCACTGCCGTTGCCGCTGCCGCTGCCACCACAAATAACAACTGTCCTTTTCTAGACAGTTCAGCTTCACTTCTACTTCAAAGGCCAAATACCTTCTTTCAG GACGGTGAGAGCTTGTTGTGGGATGTGGAAGATCAAAGACAAAGCTTTCTTAATCCATCTGGTTTCAGCAACAGCAACTTGTGTTCTTTCAATTAA
- the LOC103437487 gene encoding mitochondrial phosphate carrier protein 3, mitochondrial — protein MADPLSNSRRHSLVPSFLYSSSSSMTTSTDALGPSVSSSSVGAALLSKRVVVPAPKEKVEMYSAGFYAACGVGGMLSTGLTHLAVTPIDLVKCNMQIDPIKYKSIISGFGVLLKEQGIRGLFKGWAPTWAGYSVQGAGKFGLYEFFKKYYSDVAGPEYAAKYKTLIYLAGSASAEVIADVALCPMEAVKVRVQTQPGFARGLTDGLPKFIKSEGALGLYKGMVPLWGRQVPYTMMKFASFETIIELMYKHAVPTPKEQCSKPLQLGVSFASGYIAGVFCAVVSHPADNLVSFLNNAKGATFGEAVKQLGVLGLFTRGLPLRIVMIGTLTGGQWVIYDAFKVFVGLPTTGGPAPAAAAIEVAKS, from the exons ATGGCAGATCCACTCAGCAACTCTCGTCGCCACTCTCTCGTCCCAAGCTTCTTGtactcttcatcttcttcaatgaCGACGAGTACTGATGCACTGGGGCCGTCGGTTTCATCGTCGTCGGTGGGGGCAGCGTTATTGTCGAAAAGAGTGGTGGTTCCGGCGCCTAAAGAGAAGGTGGAGATGTACTCGGCGGGGTTTTACGCCGCGTGTGGCGTAGGAGGGATGTTGAGCACCGGACTCACCCACTTGGCTGTCACCCCGATCGATCTCGTCAAGTGTAATATGCAG ATTGACCCAATCAAGTACAAGAGCATCATATCCGGATTCGGAGTTCTGCTCAAGGAGCAGGGCATTAGGGGTTTGTTCAAAGGTTGGGCACCAACCTGGGCTGGTTACAGTGTTCAGGGAGCCGGCAAGTTCGGACTCTACGAGTTCTTCAAGAAGTACTACAGCGATGTTGCCGGCCCTGAGTACGCAGCCAAGTACAAAACATTGATCTACCTTGCAGGTTCTGCATCAGCTGAAGTCATTGCCGATGTCGCCCTCTGTCCTATGGAAGCCGTCAAAGTTCGTGTCCAAACTCAGCCTGGTTTTGCCAGAGGCTTGACTGATGGCCTTCCGAAGTTCATCAAATCCGAAGGCGCTCTTGG GTTGTACAAAGGGATGGTTCCGCTTTGGGGACGTCAAGTTCCTT ATACTATGATGAAATTCGCGTCTTTCGAGACGATTATCGAGCTGATGTACAAGCATGCCGTCCCAACACCTAAAGAGCAATGCAGCAAACCCTTGCAGCTGGGTGTGAGCTTTGCTAGCGGGTATATTGCTGGTGTATTCTGTGCTGTTGTCTCGCACCCGGCTGACAACTTGGTCTCCTTCCTCAACAATGCCAAGGGAGCAACCTTTGGTGAA GCTGTGAAGCAACTGGGAGTTTTAGGTCTTTTCACCCGAGGCCTTCCTCTGCGTATCGTCATGATCGGAACCCTCACCGGAGGCCAATGGGTTATCTATGATGCTTTCAAAGTTTTTGTTGGGCT GCCGACTACTGGTGGTCCTGCTCCCGCTGCTGCCGCCATCGAGGTTGCGAAGTCTTGA
- the LOC103437489 gene encoding uncharacterized protein isoform X1, whose translation MVISSFGIACRPHFCLRAPPFHCISKVQVNLVAAMEALDEPEGLFKNNKSSNSANGRKDAKAPAWKKLNSTELGITTSMIDKPTRKVLNGLKRKGYEVYLVGGCVRDLILNRTPKDFDIITSAELKEVTRTFSWCEIVGKRFPICHVHICDTVIEVSSFSISARKSGRNLSRDFRKPNHCDDNDYMRWMNCSQRDFTINGLMFDPYARIVYDYMGGIEDIRKAKVQTVIPASTSFQEDCARILRAIRIAARLGFRISKETAHSVKSLSYSILRLDKGRLLMEMNYMLAYGSAEASLRLLWKFGLLELLLPIQAAYFVRHGFRRRDKRTNLLLSLFSNLDKLLSPDKPCHSSLWVAILAFHNALSEQPRDPLVVAALSLAIHNGGDMLEAVSIAKRVTKVHDVSFHELLENQNLNPRALRDEVVNLVTSLKRALNNMTDEQIVSQAMAAYPQAPYSDLVLIPWGLSLRVCRIFSCITSGAERGFVPKQGSKIDYESLAQGALPEVRHIFARVVFDTIYPLSLNRDNAQT comes from the exons ATGGTGATTTCGAGCTTCGGAATCGCCTGCCGACCCCATTTCTGCCTACGTGCTCCTCCGTTTCACTGCATCAGCAAG GTGCAAGTGAACTTGGTCGCGGCAATGGAGGCACTTGATGAGCCGGAGGGTCTGTTTAAGAACAATAAAAGCAGTAATTCTGCCAATGGAAGAA AAGATGCTAAGGCGCCGGCATGGAAGAAGTTGAATTCCACAGAGCTTGGGATTACTACTTCAATGATCGACAAGCCTACTCGAAAGGTTCTCAATGGGCTAAAGCGAAAGG GCTATGAGGTGTATCTTGTAGGAGGTTGTGTAAGGGATCTTATATTAAACCGGACGCCAAAGGACTTTGACATAATAACTTCAGCTGAACTGAAGGAG GTGACAAGAACATTTTCTTGGTGTGAAATAGTTGGCAAGCGGTTTCCCATATGTCATGTGCACATTTGTGATACAGTTATTGAG GTCTCAAGTTTTAGCATCTCCGCACGTAAGTCTGGCAGAAACTTAAGTCGTGATTTCAGGAAACCAAATCACTGTGACGACAATGATTATATGCGTTGGATGAATTGTTCGCAGCGTGACTTTACAATTAACGG GTTGATGTTTGATCCTTATGCCAGGATAGTGTACGACTACATGGGAGGCATTGAAGATATTAGAAAAGCTAAA gTCCAAACCGTGATACCTGCAAGTACTTCTTTTCAAGAGGATTGTG CTCGCATTCTACGTGCAATACGAATTGCTGCCCGATTAGGATTTCGTATTTCCAAGGAAACAGCTCATTCTGTTAAAAGTTTATCTTATTCAATACTTAGGCTTGATAAG GGAAGGCTCCTCATGGAAATGAACTACATGTTAGCGTATGGTTCTGCCGAAGCTTCTTTAAGGTTGTTATGGAAATTTGGACTTTTAGAACTGCTTCTTCCTATCCAG GCAGCATATTTTGTTCGCCATGGTTTTCGAAGACGCGACAAAAGGACCAACCTGCTTTTG TCCCTTTTTTCTAACTTGGATAAACTTCTTTCGCCTGACAAGCCATGCCACAGTAGCTTATG GGTTGCGATCTTAGCATTCCACAATGCACTATCCGAACAACCTCGGGATCCGTTGGTGGTTGCTGCACTTAGCCTTGCAATTCACAATGGTGGAGATATGTTAGAAGCAGTAAGCATAGCCAAGAGAGTCACTAAAGTACACGATGTTAGCTTTCACGAGTTATTAGAAAATCAGAATTTGAACCCTCGAGCATTGAGAGATGAAGTTGTGAATCTCGTAACATCTCTTAAGCGTGCCCTCAACAATATGACTGATGAGCAAATAGTCTCTCAGGCAATGGCAGCGTACCCACAAGCGCCATATTCGGATCTG GTACTTATCCCGTGGGGATTATCTTTGAGGGTCTGCCGGATTTTTAGCTGCATAACGTCAGGCGCAGAGAGGGGATTCGTCCCGAAGCAGGGCAGCAAGATTGATTATGAGTCATTAGCTCAGGGAGCCCTGCCGGAAGTTCGGCATATTTTCGCAAGAGTTGTGTTCGATACCATATATCCTCTTAGTCTAAATCGTGATAATGCTCAAACATGA
- the LOC103437489 gene encoding uncharacterized protein isoform X3, whose protein sequence is MIDKPTRKVLNGLKRKGYEVYLVGGCVRDLILNRTPKDFDIITSAELKEVTRTFSWCEIVGKRFPICHVHICDTVIEVSSFSISARKSGRNLSRDFRKPNHCDDNDYMRWMNCSQRDFTINGLMFDPYARIVYDYMGGIEDIRKAKVQTVIPASTSFQEDCARILRAIRIAARLGFRISKETAHSVKSLSYSILRLDKGRLLMEMNYMLAYGSAEASLRLLWKFGLLELLLPIQAAYFVRHGFRRRDKRTNLLLSLFSNLDKLLSPDKPCHSSLWVAILAFHNALSEQPRDPLVVAALSLAIHNGGDMLEAVSIAKRVTKVHDVSFHELLENQNLNPRALRDEVVNLVTSLKRALNNMTDEQIVSQAMAAYPQAPYSDLVLIPWGLSLRVCRIFSCITSGAERGFVPKQGSKIDYESLAQGALPEVRHIFARVVFDTIYPLSLNRDNAQT, encoded by the exons ATGATCGACAAGCCTACTCGAAAGGTTCTCAATGGGCTAAAGCGAAAGG GCTATGAGGTGTATCTTGTAGGAGGTTGTGTAAGGGATCTTATATTAAACCGGACGCCAAAGGACTTTGACATAATAACTTCAGCTGAACTGAAGGAG GTGACAAGAACATTTTCTTGGTGTGAAATAGTTGGCAAGCGGTTTCCCATATGTCATGTGCACATTTGTGATACAGTTATTGAG GTCTCAAGTTTTAGCATCTCCGCACGTAAGTCTGGCAGAAACTTAAGTCGTGATTTCAGGAAACCAAATCACTGTGACGACAATGATTATATGCGTTGGATGAATTGTTCGCAGCGTGACTTTACAATTAACGG GTTGATGTTTGATCCTTATGCCAGGATAGTGTACGACTACATGGGAGGCATTGAAGATATTAGAAAAGCTAAA gTCCAAACCGTGATACCTGCAAGTACTTCTTTTCAAGAGGATTGTG CTCGCATTCTACGTGCAATACGAATTGCTGCCCGATTAGGATTTCGTATTTCCAAGGAAACAGCTCATTCTGTTAAAAGTTTATCTTATTCAATACTTAGGCTTGATAAG GGAAGGCTCCTCATGGAAATGAACTACATGTTAGCGTATGGTTCTGCCGAAGCTTCTTTAAGGTTGTTATGGAAATTTGGACTTTTAGAACTGCTTCTTCCTATCCAG GCAGCATATTTTGTTCGCCATGGTTTTCGAAGACGCGACAAAAGGACCAACCTGCTTTTG TCCCTTTTTTCTAACTTGGATAAACTTCTTTCGCCTGACAAGCCATGCCACAGTAGCTTATG GGTTGCGATCTTAGCATTCCACAATGCACTATCCGAACAACCTCGGGATCCGTTGGTGGTTGCTGCACTTAGCCTTGCAATTCACAATGGTGGAGATATGTTAGAAGCAGTAAGCATAGCCAAGAGAGTCACTAAAGTACACGATGTTAGCTTTCACGAGTTATTAGAAAATCAGAATTTGAACCCTCGAGCATTGAGAGATGAAGTTGTGAATCTCGTAACATCTCTTAAGCGTGCCCTCAACAATATGACTGATGAGCAAATAGTCTCTCAGGCAATGGCAGCGTACCCACAAGCGCCATATTCGGATCTG GTACTTATCCCGTGGGGATTATCTTTGAGGGTCTGCCGGATTTTTAGCTGCATAACGTCAGGCGCAGAGAGGGGATTCGTCCCGAAGCAGGGCAGCAAGATTGATTATGAGTCATTAGCTCAGGGAGCCCTGCCGGAAGTTCGGCATATTTTCGCAAGAGTTGTGTTCGATACCATATATCCTCTTAGTCTAAATCGTGATAATGCTCAAACATGA
- the LOC103437489 gene encoding uncharacterized protein isoform X2, with protein MVISSFGIACRPHFCLRAPPFHCISKVQVNLVAAMEALDEPEGLFKNNKSSNSANGRNAKAPAWKKLNSTELGITTSMIDKPTRKVLNGLKRKGYEVYLVGGCVRDLILNRTPKDFDIITSAELKEVTRTFSWCEIVGKRFPICHVHICDTVIEVSSFSISARKSGRNLSRDFRKPNHCDDNDYMRWMNCSQRDFTINGLMFDPYARIVYDYMGGIEDIRKAKVQTVIPASTSFQEDCARILRAIRIAARLGFRISKETAHSVKSLSYSILRLDKGRLLMEMNYMLAYGSAEASLRLLWKFGLLELLLPIQAAYFVRHGFRRRDKRTNLLLSLFSNLDKLLSPDKPCHSSLWVAILAFHNALSEQPRDPLVVAALSLAIHNGGDMLEAVSIAKRVTKVHDVSFHELLENQNLNPRALRDEVVNLVTSLKRALNNMTDEQIVSQAMAAYPQAPYSDLVLIPWGLSLRVCRIFSCITSGAERGFVPKQGSKIDYESLAQGALPEVRHIFARVVFDTIYPLSLNRDNAQT; from the exons ATGGTGATTTCGAGCTTCGGAATCGCCTGCCGACCCCATTTCTGCCTACGTGCTCCTCCGTTTCACTGCATCAGCAAG GTGCAAGTGAACTTGGTCGCGGCAATGGAGGCACTTGATGAGCCGGAGGGTCTGTTTAAGAACAATAAAAGCAGTAATTCTGCCAATGGAAGAA ATGCTAAGGCGCCGGCATGGAAGAAGTTGAATTCCACAGAGCTTGGGATTACTACTTCAATGATCGACAAGCCTACTCGAAAGGTTCTCAATGGGCTAAAGCGAAAGG GCTATGAGGTGTATCTTGTAGGAGGTTGTGTAAGGGATCTTATATTAAACCGGACGCCAAAGGACTTTGACATAATAACTTCAGCTGAACTGAAGGAG GTGACAAGAACATTTTCTTGGTGTGAAATAGTTGGCAAGCGGTTTCCCATATGTCATGTGCACATTTGTGATACAGTTATTGAG GTCTCAAGTTTTAGCATCTCCGCACGTAAGTCTGGCAGAAACTTAAGTCGTGATTTCAGGAAACCAAATCACTGTGACGACAATGATTATATGCGTTGGATGAATTGTTCGCAGCGTGACTTTACAATTAACGG GTTGATGTTTGATCCTTATGCCAGGATAGTGTACGACTACATGGGAGGCATTGAAGATATTAGAAAAGCTAAA gTCCAAACCGTGATACCTGCAAGTACTTCTTTTCAAGAGGATTGTG CTCGCATTCTACGTGCAATACGAATTGCTGCCCGATTAGGATTTCGTATTTCCAAGGAAACAGCTCATTCTGTTAAAAGTTTATCTTATTCAATACTTAGGCTTGATAAG GGAAGGCTCCTCATGGAAATGAACTACATGTTAGCGTATGGTTCTGCCGAAGCTTCTTTAAGGTTGTTATGGAAATTTGGACTTTTAGAACTGCTTCTTCCTATCCAG GCAGCATATTTTGTTCGCCATGGTTTTCGAAGACGCGACAAAAGGACCAACCTGCTTTTG TCCCTTTTTTCTAACTTGGATAAACTTCTTTCGCCTGACAAGCCATGCCACAGTAGCTTATG GGTTGCGATCTTAGCATTCCACAATGCACTATCCGAACAACCTCGGGATCCGTTGGTGGTTGCTGCACTTAGCCTTGCAATTCACAATGGTGGAGATATGTTAGAAGCAGTAAGCATAGCCAAGAGAGTCACTAAAGTACACGATGTTAGCTTTCACGAGTTATTAGAAAATCAGAATTTGAACCCTCGAGCATTGAGAGATGAAGTTGTGAATCTCGTAACATCTCTTAAGCGTGCCCTCAACAATATGACTGATGAGCAAATAGTCTCTCAGGCAATGGCAGCGTACCCACAAGCGCCATATTCGGATCTG GTACTTATCCCGTGGGGATTATCTTTGAGGGTCTGCCGGATTTTTAGCTGCATAACGTCAGGCGCAGAGAGGGGATTCGTCCCGAAGCAGGGCAGCAAGATTGATTATGAGTCATTAGCTCAGGGAGCCCTGCCGGAAGTTCGGCATATTTTCGCAAGAGTTGTGTTCGATACCATATATCCTCTTAGTCTAAATCGTGATAATGCTCAAACATGA